One Corvus moneduloides isolate bCorMon1 chromosome Z, bCorMon1.pri, whole genome shotgun sequence genomic window carries:
- the LYSMD3 gene encoding lysM and putative peptidoglycan-binding domain-containing protein 3 has product MAGRGAGRGAGSGPQPPAVAQPPAGGHLYPFVSAESEGPEEEGEVSELRPRGREKVRRSASRDRLDDIVLVTKDIREGDTLNAIALQFCCSVADIKRVNNLINDQDFFALRSIKIPVKKFSVLTETHISPKGRPALRPALCSPEVQETSLCDKFSANETAGNFLKEVDRDIEEIVKCNDTKRENLNEVVSALAAQQMCFETDGKTEKCKDPYYGADWGIGWWTAVVIMLIIGIITPVFYLLYYEVLVKADVSHHSAVDPPHFFVTAVSRQKEIEN; this is encoded by the exons ATGGCCGGCAGAGGGGCCGGCAGAGGGGCCGGCAGCGGCCCGCAGCCGCCCGCCGTGGCGCAGCCGCCCGCCGGCGGTCACCTGTACCCCTTCGTGAGCGCGGAGAGCGAGGGGCCCGAGGAAGAGGGCGAGGTGTCGGAGCTGCGGCCGCGGGGCAGAGAGAAGGTCCGGCGGAGCGCGTCGAGGGACAGGCTGGATGATATCGTCCTGGTGACGAAGGACATCCGGGAGGGGGACACGCTGAACGCGATCGCgctgcagttctgctgctcG GTTGCAGATATCAAGAGAGTTAACAATCTTATCAACGATCAAGATTTTTTTGCCCTGAGGTCTATCAAAATTCCAGTGAAAAAGTTCAGTGTATTGACTGAAACACACATCTCTCCAAAAGGAAGACCAGCTCTTCGGCCTGCTCTGTGTTCCCCAGAAGTACAGGAAACTTCTCTTTGTGATAAATTCTCTGCTAATGAGACTGCTGGCAACTTCTTAAAAGAAGTCGATCGAGATATAGAAGAAATAGTGAAGTGCAATGATACGAAGAGAGAGAATCTGAATGAAGTTGTTTCTGCTTTAGCAGCCCAACAGATGTGTTTTGAAACTGAtggtaaaactgaaaaatgcaagGATCCTTACTATGGAGCAGACTGGGGTATAGGATGGTGGACAGCAGTAGTGATTATGTTGATTATTGGCATAATAACTCCAGTTTTTTATCTCCTGTATTATGAAGTTCTAGTGAAAGCAGATGTCAGTCACCATTCTGCAGTGGACCCTCCCCATTTCTTTGTCACAGCAGTATCGCGtcagaaagaaatagaaaattga